TTCACCCAACGCTCAACACTCTCTATGTTTTTGCCAAGTTCATGCTGTACGCCCCGCAGTTCCTTGCGAACCTGGAGCAATTCCTTTCGAAATTGTCCCATGGCCTCCTGCTGTTCCACACTCAGAATCATGGCATTTCCCTCAGGCTTTTGACTCTGCAGTTCCTGAATTTTACGTTCCGTCGCCTTGAGCTGTTCCTGGAGCACTTGCTCCTTTTGCCGGAAGCGCTGCTCCGCTTCCTGTTGCAACATTCGCAAAAGCGTGAATGGCCGGGAATATCCCGCCCGGCTTCTCACACTAATCAGATCATTGCTTCCCGTCAGATTATCCAAGGCATTTGTCACAAACGTGCCATTGCCAGCATTGGGAATGCCTATCCGTTGCCCAAAGAAATTTTGGACTTGAACCCAAAACCGGTCCTGCAAGATATCCGTATCGGCCACCACAATCACATTGATGGGACCTTTCGATACTGTGAGGTGATCTTGGGTCTGGGTCTCGGCTTCTGAAGCCATATTTGGATTCTCACTCGTATTCGCCGCCGCTTTCGGCTTTCCATCAGGAAAAGCCGTTTTCACGGTTCCTGTTACCCTGGCGGCGACGATAAATTTTTCCCCTTCAGGCCGATAACTATTGAGTAAGCCGCTGACATCAGGCATGACTGATAAGCGTGAGGATTCAATCTGCATGGCGGCTTCATCCGATTGGATGAGCGGCTCGACCGTGGTCCCCGTCTCCCCCTTCTTTCGAATGATGCCTGCTGATGCCACCGTGATCGACGGCACCTGAGCCGTGACGATGTCCTTGTCGCTGAAATGTTCCTGGCGGAAATCAATCCAGACAGGATAATCAACCACCTGCAGACGGTTTTGCTGTTGGACTTGCACCTTTTTGGCCAACGGCAAATCTCCCAACACCTGCCCTTTCACCAACTCAAGTCCCCAGGCGGCAAATAACGCAGGCATATCCGAATTCCGGGGGCCGCCGCCTCCCATCGGATTCATGGGGTTTCCGCCTCCACTATCGGATTCCGCCAGAGGATCCACAAAAATCATGGCATGCCCGCCTCTCAACACATACTGATCAATGGCATAGAGAGTGGCCTCACTCAAGGACTTGGGATGCACAATCATTAAGACACTAATCTCCTCAGGGATAGCCGCCGCCGTCGTTTCAATTTTTTTCACTTCGAACATTTGTTCGATGTGAGACAGAATAAGCCAGGGTTGGCCTCCTCCCTGCTGTGCCATAAACGGCATGCCCCCACCCCCATCAATGGGCAAGGTACTCAGGAGGCCAAGAACCTTTTTCTTGGGATTGGCCAACGTGTGAACCATCTTCGTCAAGTCATATTCCAAGAATTCTTCCCGCTCTGGTTGAAAAAAGGAAATCACTTCCAACTCATCCGTCGAACTGGTCCCGGCCAATCCAAAATAAAATTGAGCGCTCCCACCATCAAGCGGGATACCCTGCAGGCCGAATGCGACTGCTCGGTCTTCTTCTTCTGAAAACGGTTCAGGATCTATTATCTCCAAGTACAGTTGGTCTCCCGCGACTTGCGCATATTCCTCCAACATTTCCTGAACGCGGGTTGCGTAACTTTTAATGCCCGGCAAGCCGGTTGCCAGGGTTTTGGAGAGGTAAAACCGCAGTGCAATGGGTTCCTTTAAACTTTTAAGAACGTTCTTGGTGCCTTCAGACAAGGTATACAGGCCATGTTCTGTCAGATCGAATCGTGCAGTACTGAACGCGGCATTACTCACCATGTTGAAGACGCCGAACAGAACGGCTGCCATGATGAGACCGCTTCCCGTGAGTACTTTTTTATTCATCATCACTCCTCATTTGCAAGGTTTCACACCGGATCCTTCAAACCGTCCCCTTACGATTCGGCTTTTTTGATATCAATGACCGTGGCCGTCGCAAACAACCAAAAGGCAATCAACGAAAGAAAAAAGAGAATATCGCGCAAATCCAAGACACCTTTGCTGATCGATTGGAAATGCGTCAAAAAGCTAAATGAGCTGATGGCACTCAGCAGAAATTGTGGGGCCCAACTGCTGAAAAGATCCAGAACAAGTGGGAACCCACTCAAGATGAACCCCAAGGAAATGACCACGCTGATCACAAAGGCGATCACCTGATTTTTGGTGAGAGCGGAGATGCAGGAGCCGATGGCTAAAAATCCTCCGGCCATCAGCAGACTGCCGAGGTAGCTGGCAAGAATAACGCCATTATCAGGGTTCCCCAATACATTTACCGTCAGCCACATGGGAAAGGTCAAGGCCAAGGCGATTCCCGTGAAACACCATGCGGCCAGAAATTTCCCTGCGACCGCCTCCCACATGGTGACGGGCAGGGTCAGCAGCAGTTCAATTGTTCCGGAACGACGCTCTTCCGCCCATAAGCGCATTGCCAACGCAGGGATTAACACCAGATAGAGCCACTGATGAAATTCAAAAAACGGCACCAGGTCGGCCTGGCCGCGCGCAAAATAATTGCCCAGATAAAACGTGAAGGCTCCACTAAGTAACAAAAATATGACAATGAACACCGCCGCAATCGGCGTGGCAAAATACCCGGCCAATTCCCGTTGAAAAATCACTCGAATACGTCCCACAATTCCTCCTTCACTCTCGGAAATGTCTTTCAGCTATTATCTTTAAATTATTGGTCCCTCCGAGAGACATTAAGATGAGATCCCGTTCGTTTAAGGATATACTGCCGAAGGAGCCTCCGGCCGATAGCTTGCATCCCTCCAGAACCAGTCCCTATTACGAAATCGTCTGCTTGGGAGTCGTCAATAAACGAAATACCTCATCCAATTGACCCCGGTCGGGATAAAGTTCCCTCACTTCCCACCCCTGTTCTCGCGCGCAATGTCCAATATCCGGGAGGATCCACTGTCCGTCATCCGGATAAATACGAAATTGCACTAAATCACCGTCCCGACCCACCTCTTCAATCTTTTTGACCCCTTTCACCGTCATCAGGTGATGATGTAAGACCATGGGATCCACTCCGGCTATCGTGCCGAGGACCGTATGGTGAGTAAGAGATTTTCCTTCCAATTCCCCTGGTGTGCCATCAAACACCACTTTCCCCTTCGCAATGATCATTGCACGGGTACAGAGTGCATGTACTTCTTCCAAGATATGCGTCGAGAGAATAATGGCTTTCTCTTTCGCCATGGCCCGAATCAGCGTGCGAACCTCATGCTTTTGATTGGGATCCAACCCATCGGTTGGTTCATCTAATATCAAAATTTCCGGGTCATGAAGAATCGCTTGAGCCAGTCCTACGCGGCGCTTAAACCCTTTCGACAACGTTTCAATCGATTGGTTCAACACCGATTGCAAATTCACCTTCTCGACCGTTTCCGATACCGTTCGCTTTAGCGTCGCTCCGCGATATCCTCGCATCTCCCCAATAAACGTAAGAAACGAGGCGGGAGTCATATCCTGATAGGCCGGCGCTCCCTCTGGCAGATAGCCGATACGCTTTTTGGCATCGATGGGTTGAACGTCAATATTATGTCCACAAATATGCACTGCACCGCTGGTCGGCGTGAGAAAACCTGTGATCATTTTCATGGTTGTGGATTTACCTGCTCCGTTCGGTCCTAAGAACCCGAGCACTTCTCCTTTTCCTACGGTAAACGACACACCATCCACTGCGACAATCGGCCCAAATGTTTTTCGCAAGTTTTCAATTTTAACCGTGATTTCCATGCTACCCTCTTTA
Above is a window of Candidatus Nitrospira neomarina DNA encoding:
- a CDS encoding Gldg family protein, which translates into the protein MMNKKVLTGSGLIMAAVLFGVFNMVSNAAFSTARFDLTEHGLYTLSEGTKNVLKSLKEPIALRFYLSKTLATGLPGIKSYATRVQEMLEEYAQVAGDQLYLEIIDPEPFSEEEDRAVAFGLQGIPLDGGSAQFYFGLAGTSSTDELEVISFFQPEREEFLEYDLTKMVHTLANPKKKVLGLLSTLPIDGGGGMPFMAQQGGGQPWLILSHIEQMFEVKKIETTAAAIPEEISVLMIVHPKSLSEATLYAIDQYVLRGGHAMIFVDPLAESDSGGGNPMNPMGGGGPRNSDMPALFAAWGLELVKGQVLGDLPLAKKVQVQQQNRLQVVDYPVWIDFRQEHFSDKDIVTAQVPSITVASAGIIRKKGETGTTVEPLIQSDEAAMQIESSRLSVMPDVSGLLNSYRPEGEKFIVAARVTGTVKTAFPDGKPKAAANTSENPNMASEAETQTQDHLTVSKGPINVIVVADTDILQDRFWVQVQNFFGQRIGIPNAGNGTFVTNALDNLTGSNDLISVRSRAGYSRPFTLLRMLQQEAEQRFRQKEQVLQEQLKATERKIQELQSQKPEGNAMILSVEQQEAMGQFRKELLQVRKELRGVQHELGKNIESVERWVKFINIGLVPLLIGIVGVWISSSGIRKKASPKAK
- a CDS encoding ABC transporter permease subunit — its product is MGRIRVIFQRELAGYFATPIAAVFIVIFLLLSGAFTFYLGNYFARGQADLVPFFEFHQWLYLVLIPALAMRLWAEERRSGTIELLLTLPVTMWEAVAGKFLAAWCFTGIALALTFPMWLTVNVLGNPDNGVILASYLGSLLMAGGFLAIGSCISALTKNQVIAFVISVVISLGFILSGFPLVLDLFSSWAPQFLLSAISSFSFLTHFQSISKGVLDLRDILFFLSLIAFWLFATATVIDIKKAES
- a CDS encoding ABC transporter ATP-binding protein; translation: MEITVKIENLRKTFGPIVAVDGVSFTVGKGEVLGFLGPNGAGKSTTMKMITGFLTPTSGAVHICGHNIDVQPIDAKKRIGYLPEGAPAYQDMTPASFLTFIGEMRGYRGATLKRTVSETVEKVNLQSVLNQSIETLSKGFKRRVGLAQAILHDPEILILDEPTDGLDPNQKHEVRTLIRAMAKEKAIILSTHILEEVHALCTRAMIIAKGKVVFDGTPGELEGKSLTHHTVLGTIAGVDPMVLHHHLMTVKGVKKIEEVGRDGDLVQFRIYPDDGQWILPDIGHCAREQGWEVRELYPDRGQLDEVFRLLTTPKQTIS